The sequence ATCAGAATGTATGACGCATGGTACCTGTGTATACTTCTATGcattcttttgttgattttcttACTGTTTGTTCCTTGTATACCAGATCTATGTTTTCTTCCCTGAGGAACCAAAGGTTGGTGTTAAGACAATGAAGACTTACACCAATCGCATGAAGTCGGAGAATGTTTTCAGAGCAATCTTGGTTGTTCAACAAAATTTAACTCCCTTTGCGAGGACCTGTATAAGTGAGATATCTTCAAAGTTCCACTTGGAGGTTTTCCAGGTGAAAGTGATTTCATAATGTTGTAAGAACAAAGTTGTGGTTCTTAAATCATGTCTATTGTCTAGCTTATCCATTATTTTCTTACGCAAGGAATCTTAGTATTGTATACAACAGGGCTGTTGCAATGGCCTGCTTAGTATGCACATCTCCCAAGGTTCTTGGTGGGTCTGATGGTTTAGCTATTTGAGTGAACTTGAAAGTTTGTCTTCTTAGTGGTGGTTTTGATGGTTTACTGAGCTAGAATGTTTATTCAACCAGTTACCCATTCTTGCAACTTGATGGTTGAAGAACTTTGGTCAAAGATGTTCCCAAAGAAATTTTTGTagtgattttttctttccttttaaacTGATTTATCATCTTTATCATCAATTTGAAGAGATTTTACTCTAAAAGTGACAAAGTAATCATCTTGggacttttttttataagtatgtTGGGACATCTTTGTGATACACGAACCATTTCTTTTATGTCTGTGTGTGAGGTGTTATTGGTCACATTCAATTTGCTTGATATttgtggaacatattcaaatgcaGCTTTGtgtaaataagtttttttttttttcttcttaaattctTACTTATATCCATTCATACAGGAGGCAGAGCTGATGGTAAACATTAAAGAGCATGTTCTTGTTCCCGAGCATCAGGTGCTTACAACTGAGGAGAAGAAAACTTTGCTGGAGAGATACACCGTAAAAGAAACACAGGTCAGTGTAGGTTAACATTTCAGTTGCAAATATTTGGAAACTGATAGCGGTTAAACTTTTGTTAGAATCTATGAGATTTTTTGCTGAGACCGGAAGCTTATACTACAGAAAATATGCCTTAACATGCCAAAAATTAACTATTTAGGTGCACACACATAAATATTGGTTTTAAGAAATGATTATTATTACGCAAAATCAATCATTAGAGCATCATTTTTGTGCTAGACAACATGAAACTTGTTAGTCTGCTCCATGATTATAGATTGGTCTCTAAATATGCTAAAACTTTGGCCAAATGTTGCTGTGTTTAGCAGAAAGACTTTTGCTATTAGTGTGTATCCTTGGATGATGTGGCTTTGTTAATGTCCTTCAACAGTCCTAATTTTTACTGTGATCACCTTGCTGTGGCAAACtcttacttttgtttttgtttgtttggttaatGAAATCCCTtcctacaaaaaataaaataaaaatttgaggttGAAATAAGGTAAAGCTTCGAAGGACTAGGTTCATAAGAGAGCCAATGAGCAGAGCTGAGGAAAATTTATCCTAGTGATTTTGAGTGTAGTGCTGTTCTCTAGGGTCCGAACAAATCAGCTGGGCTCAGGTTATCCATTATTTACAGTGTGCTTTACTGTCTGGTATCACTGGATATGATCTATGTCAGTGGACAAATTCTTGGGGTTTTCAGTTTTCCAAAGTGCAATCTAAGAATTGAATGTAATAAGTCAAACTAAGTTGTAAACTAATTGTTGTtcgtgtgttctaataagtattactgttttaaaaactctatatactACTTTCGTGTTTgagtgttctaataagtattactgtttcctaaataaataaataaattgtaaactAATTGCAATTACACAAAACCGCCACAATATTTCAGAGTTACATAATCAGACAATGAGGCTACTATGAGAGTGCcctctttatgtttttttttttttgataagtgagaGTGCCCTCTTTATGTTACCTTGGACAACTTTGTAATTATCCAAATGTTTTGCTCTAATGTTAAcatatctttttcaatttttttttctctaatgaAGGCGTCCTTTTCAATCACATGATCATGAGCGAATTTGAATGTGCAAtctcttcttccctttttttttcattactggGATATCTGTGTAGatcatgtaaattttttctaCCGTCCCGCAAGATTGGGATTTCGGCCCCTTCTGAATGCATGTCATTTTGCATGTTTGTTACAAATACCatcaaattttgatattttattgattACGTTTTGGGTGATTGGAATGCAGCTGCCTCGTATTCAAGTGACTGATCCAATTGCCAGATATTTTGGGCTGAAGCGTGGACAAGTTGTGAAGATAATCCGGCCAAGTGAAACTGCTGGCCGATATGTCACCTACCGATATGTTGTATAAGTATTTACATTTTAGTGACTGCTTAGGAGATTAGTTGAGCTGGACTTGAGTTGAAAGTGCTGTTGTGATTGTCAAAATCGTCAAGAGGCCAGTTTTAAGGGATTTTGTAGTGGGGGTTTCAAGACAAatatgttatgaaaatatttattgttattctTCAGTTGTGCATCATAGTGTATGCTGTCTGTGGTGGTGGTTTGTAATCCTGTTTGCATTTTCTTCATGCATCTTAACGTAAGCGTTTTGTGTACTTGTTAAAGATGCAAGCTCTGTCTTCTCTGTTGCGGTTCTCTCCTCAAACAATAGAGTAATTCCTAATACCGCAAACCCTCTCATACTTGTGGTTATCCTGGTGATGCTGTTCATTGAATGTGCTTGACTAATATCCTACTGTCCAAGCAGCTAAGTTATTTCAGGCATTATATGCCCTTTTGACATGCTCATTTGTTCTCTTGAATAAGGCCATGCTGTATGAATCAAGTATAGCACTGGACGTTGTGCCAAGTTGGGTGACTGAAGATTCAACCAAAAGCAACCGAaaccaacaatttttttattattaattttttttttttataatttataaagaaaaccaACCCTGGTTGGTTCCGCATCTATCATTAGTTATGGAAAATAAAAGGCATATTCTTGGCATTACATTCAGGATATCAAAGAGACGCTTTTGGGGTTCCAATTAGCAAATGGCAATGAAGAGTAAAGCCTACAAATCAAAAGTAGAACGAATAAGGGTTTGTTAGGGTCATGAGAAGTCCACCCctctgtttatttattttgagttccACCCCTCTGCTTGTGGAACTTGCACACATCAGCTTCCATAGGCTTTAATAAGCTAAAACATATAATCAGATGCTATACTGGGAAATTTTGTGGGAGGTTAATTGCAGCtatttcttaaataatttgtcatgaaagaagaagaaaaattttaagcatCGATCACATGCATTgatatagaaaattttaataagaaataaatttcataattcttttttttttttggggtcaaataTAAAGAGATCCCCTACGGGGGTCATTATCATACACAACCCTGTGCTATGAAAATGACTTCTTACATCCTTAAACTAATTAGTGTCccacaaattttgaaactttaaaaaaaaataataataataataggggGGGCTTAAACCAATTATTCAACAGCACTTAAAAAATtcatcttaaaaataaaaataaaaataataataatagagcaCCTTAAGCTGCTTTGAGCTAGTCCCGACAACAACTTCATGATATAAGATTAGAATCCGGTACAATACCTACAATGCTCTAGGTATTGCATTAGGTGCAATTAcaccatttctctctctcacacacacacaccaaaaaaaaaaaaaaaaaaaaagagaaaatctcttttttttttttaatttatttatttagggtgtgtttggatactgcttattttgctgaaaattgaaaacactgtagcaaaataatttttaaatgtgtgaatagtgccatgagacccatttttaataaaaattttgctgaaaaaaagaggtttgtaggtcccgtgaacagtgcatgagacCCACTAAACAGTGCATAATCACGTGAAAcgctcttctcaaaaaaagaaaacgccAAAACGTAGACGCTGGCAACTGTATCCAAATAGGTACTTAATGATTGAGACGGAAAGTTGTTTTTTTCAACTCTCAATCTCAGTTGTTGAGAACTATTGCATTAGTTGCAATATCTACCCTAGGTATTGCACCATGACATGTGTGTTCATATAATCAttttacatccaataaaaagtgGTGGAAGTGTTAATAAGAGAGAGTCAATTGCATAATTTTAGTtactataaaaacaaaaaaagtcaaTCCCacattttcatgaaaaatgttttgCTTCAAACATGTTCAAAGGCTTGATGACAGATGCTTTGTCATATGCACTAAACCTGACTTATTTAGTTGGTTACGTTAAATGAGACATGTTCATTGCACATAATAAGAACTAATGTCATTCGAAAAATTTGcacaaaacccataaaccagAACGAAAAATACTTAAGTAGTCTCAGAGCATAATGAAATGGTgttccctcctctcacatttatAATGAATTTCACTATGAATTTAGTGAGTGGACTCCACCGTGATTGTAAGAGGAAAGATCACCATTCACCATGTTTTAGACTTTTAGGtgtacctaagaattactcaaCTGAACATATATAAAATCCGGAATTAAAAAACCCAAGCAGAGAAAGGGTATAGTTGTAAGTTCGATGCCAACTCTCAAGTCTCAAAGCACCAATGATCTATATCATATTAAGGAGAATCAGTAGATGTAGACGACTCCAATAGTAGTAGAACAgtaaaaagcataaaaaaaaaaaacttttttcttctctctctctaactcacATGctctgctctctctttctctctctataacTTTCCCAAAAAAgtaaattccaaaagaaaaattaatttcgatttagggtttttttatttggtgTGAATAATGTCTCAGACAGGAAAATTGATGCCAAATCTGGATCAACAGAGCACAATAATGCTAGGTTGAAactctcagaaaaaaaaaaagaaagaaagaatttaacataattgttaataaaacaACTCCTTTTTATACATAAATCTCTCATCTCAAAACATCACCAAAGTGGATCGAATGGACATGGACTGAAGTGAACCAAAAGGGACCCATATATTAGGTTGATGTGGCTCAATATAAGTGttgcaacaataaatattatgcttcggtttttagaaaataagacAAAAGCAGAACTCTTTGCTAAGTGAACTGTGAAAGACGAAGATGAGTGAATCAAAAACAGCTTTCAGATTACCACCTGCAACAACCACAACCGTGGCACATTTCCGTTCAGAAGTAAAATAGAAATAGTGAACTTGCATGTGTACTTAGTACATGAATGCATGTTACCATTCTCCCTAGGCTATgtccaaaaatattaattatagaCCAAAATCCTCTTATTCAACAAGAGGTCAATTACTATTGGATTCAAAGTGATACTCCCAACTTTAAATGACGTCCACCATTCTTACCATCAGAATTTGAGATTAGGGGAGCAGTATACATCCTTTTGTATCCCCCTATTACTGTTTGATCAAAACTAGAAATAAAggaagaatagaaaaagaatcAACCGTATCTTAACCATCTGCAACTGGAACGACTGAAAAGCAAAACAAGAGAGATAATTTAAGCATCCACTGTCCTCCTTTATTAATTGCATACAATCTGGATGGAGCTGAAAAATGCAGAAGCCAACCACAAAACCTTTACATCGCATGTTTCCTTCTCGCTCACACCCTTGAAGAATGGCTCTcaagtgtaaaaataaatacaaaaaaaaaaatgtaatgaaaATAAACATTGGATCTGAAACTCCAAACTACAAAATTCTCCCATTTATCGTTCTAGATCTGCTCTCTGTTTTCTTTGGCCTCCTGCAATTTCCAAACAATGAAAATCGTCCACCTTTGTGTGGTCGAACAAGGTTACCTTTAACCTGTTTACAAAGTGACAAAACGTTTCTTCAAGGTTAAACAAGTTCCcctacataaaaatataaaaacaaaaggggGAAGATAAAGAAACAGCCTACCATTCCCCTCTTGTGAGGTTTGGTCTCATTCCAACAGAAAAGTCCACTACAACCTCTAGGTCCAGATGCTGATTCATATCCCCTGAAAAAACAGCAGGAATGAGCATGGGTGTTAATAGGACAGATATAAGACCAGTGGGACAGAAGATCCTGCAGAATGTTACATGGACAGCAGTGAACTTTGCTTCGAGAGGAGTTTCCTAGGGGGCTGAGTTAAACATCAAACTAAGATATACTATTTAACAAGATGACCTTGTTCAGAGAATTAGGACTTGTCAGTTTAAACACTATCAttcaaaccattttttttccctggaaAACTAATCATTTTTATTGAAGAAAAGGAACCATCTCATCTACACTTGGTGAAAACATGAAATAGCCCTAAAGAAATACAAATGAGAGAGTGTCAACTAAATCAGTattagattgaaactctctgaCCCAAGACTTGAGACCATTCAAACAGTGATCTCATTAGGGAAAGTGAACATGAAGTACAATTATATATTGACTAATAAGTTCTATTCATTCAGAATTAACATCAAGAAGCAGAGAAGCCTGACCTGTAATTCCTTTTAAAAGATCAATACTTTGTATGAAACCTTTGAATGATTTCATGCAGAAAATCAAAGCCTTagacaatttttcaaaatagaatttGATATGGAGTTTTATAAAGTTGTTTGGCACAGTAATGGAATTATATTTGTATCAGCATCCAAATAATATCTTTTGCAAGCATTTTCATCTCATTATTGTTGATCAAAAGGAACCCAAAATTTGTCAATGATGAGAAATTCTTGAATCTCCTCTCCAAAGTTTGACAGGTTAAGCGAATTCTggattgtgattttaaatttcaaaatgcatCTTATAAGGTCACAAACTAGTGTTGCAATATAATCTgcaattttatgttttcaatcAAGTGAAATGCAAAGAAagttatgaagaaaaaaaatttatatatactgagagagagagagagagagagagagactcacaGGTTATCTCTACTGGAATTGCTTGCTAAGCTGTTATTATGCAATAAGCTTGGGGACATGGGAAAATGATCAATCCTTCtaccattttctttcttctggAGGACCATTTCATTGTTAATATTCAAAACTTTGAGTTCACGATTtaattcatcttcatcttcccGGTGCTGAGAGGAGAGCACAGTTGAATTAATGTCCATTtgatcttgagaatatatgccATCTTCTTGAGGCAGAACCTGATTCTTCTCAGGTTTCAAACGATTCAATGCTCCCGGTGTGCCTTTCTCTGCAGCCTGTAACCAGGCAGTCTCTAGCCTTTGCTCACGAATAATGGATTCTATTCTCTGCATTGGAATCTCctgtttcctctctctcacaccACTGGTTTGACTGTTGCCATTAGCCTGTAACTCTGATGAACCAGAGGTGGATTGATTGGTTCCATCCAGCAATGGAGAATGATTAGAAAAACCATTCATTGCATTTGTGTGAACTACCTTCCTTTCCCAGTCAATTGCTAGAGCTGTTTCTGCCTTCTTCAGACCTTCTGGTAACTCAAGCAGCTTTACACCATTTATGGAAGCCTCATTATCTGGCAAAAGGATAATTCTAACTTCAACATTGCATTTCAGAACCATTTCCATCGCATTTGTGATACTGCTCAAAAACCTTTCTGCTCTAGATTTAATACCTCCATCTCTAAATGCGATATAAGCAATGAGAACACCTGCATGCAGAACCATATAAGAATAAAGAACAAAAGGGGGAGAGCGAGAGAGCACTAGCGTGGTCTCCCATCATAAAGGGCATCTATGAGATCAACTTTTAAAACAAATTGATCCAATTAAACTCTTGTACTTGTTGAAAAACTAAGCCAATCAGCAATTGGTTCAAGAAAACTAGTCCAATGTTATGCTTAGAAGaaactttattttcttaaagCTCTACCACCCCAAGCACAGCCTGATATTACTGAGAAAAAAGCGGGGGGATGTGGGGGGGATGTTGGGTTTTGGATCCGAAAGTACATACGAATGATTGATCTGTATAGcatcataaattaaaatagtaGAATATAGAATTTTATCGTAAGAGTTAAAGAAATCTGGATGAATAAATCAGATATGAGACCTCTTTCTAAtcagtttgaaaattttcattagaAATTTAAACAACTGTCCCATAagataatttgattaatttgctTCACATCATCATTGTTGGATGCTCCACAATTTCAAACCATGTAATGCAATATATGAAGGTCAAAAGTTTGTTTCTGTTTCCAATACAATGAATGAtataatattcttttcttttggtaagTGATATAATATAATTCAGACTGTAAGCACAACTATGGCTTAAGTAACATCAGTGTCCATATCAGCTAACAATCACACTTAACAGCAACTACAAGAATTCATGTTTTTTCATATCAGACTTTCAGAACACAAATCATTCAGTAGTTACATGAAACTTGCTCTAGCAAGTAGGAAAAGAGTAACACCATACACAGCTAATTTAGTGTGCGAATCCATCACTACATCAGCTGGAATCAAAATAAACATCAGTGTAATCTATCACTACACCAGCTGGAATTAAAATAAACATCAGTTTAAATAATTAGTTATTGGACTAATACATTGATGCCATAGCTGACTTTTACTATTATTTGATTCCCAGCCCCAATCCTCACCAGGATCAGCAGCAAGCAACTTGAACCTAATAATAAGTTGAGCAGATTTTTAAGCACTTATATAGAATTTTACAGTTAGAAAGATAAAACGAGAGAGTAAAATTTATGAGCTTACCTTCAACTTCAGATATAGATACAAGCCTTCCATGAGCATCAAGCAGCTGCCTCAGTGTCTTTGAGTGGCACCTCTCAATACAACGTGCCCAGACATCATCCAACTTTTCTGAGTCAATGCATCTAAAGATTATATTTCCAACCATAACATCATCACATGAGGAAGCTGAGGCTCCAGCATCAACGGACTGGCTTTGTGATGGCTTGGAATTGGAACTGAAAACATCAATCCGTGATAATAGTTCGGCCAGATGGTTGGGACTGCCACTTACTGCTTTGTGCAAGGATGCAGGAGAAGCTGGTTTTCGTGGCATATATTGAGCACCTGACTTCTGCTTGGATGCAGTAACTTCTCTTGAAGCACTAGATCGGTCATCCTCAGTTGTCTTACAGCTCTGCCTCCGGCTGCTACCTGAGTGAGCAAAGTCTGGAGAAGGCAGTGAACCAAGCTGTAATAGAGTTGCTGTGAACCATGTTGAGCGTTCACTTGAAACCCTTAGCTGTTTCTCGGCCTCTGAAAGAAGCTTCAAAGCATGCTTTAATCTCTCCAATTCTGCTTCAGTCACTGAAGCATAAAATGCAACCATCAATTGCAATGattatcaaaagataaaatcatgagattttcaattgcttaaaaagtttatttaaaatGACAGTCAGCCAGTCACAAGAGGCAGcaacatatttttgttttttttttttttttttttggggggggggaggggggcgCAATGGATATCACTTAAACGTTAtctaaggagaaaaaaaaagtggtgtaCACCGgtgaattttaaaaagtgaaTCCCAAGCCACCAAGTCAATTACGTAAGATCCCAGTAAATGTTGGGTTCAATTGCAGAATGCTATTTGAGCCAAAGCTCATTGGCCAAATCTACCAACAATATTAGATCTGTCAAATATTTATTCGTgctttttaagaaaacaaaaaacaaaggatTATTATCAAATATAGATTATTTTTTCCATTGTGCTTTACAGTACACCATATAAGTTTATACTTGTTCTTCAAACATTTGCTTAAATCAAGGGTATTTCCAATCAATACCATAAATTTGATGTTATCCTGTTGTTTATGACATTGCCTCCTATTAACTCTACCAAAACTTGTGATGAAGAATGAAGTGCACTACAGGCACCAGAGTGAAGGGAATGATACTCACAGCTTCGTGTACCAAGGATTGAATCACTACATGTGGTATCAACGGCACTGTAAGTTCCAGCAATGATATCCATAATGAGACTGGCCAGTTGAGACATCAAAACCATTGGATCAACCCCAGAGTCCATCAACTCTCTGGCTCTTTTCACTGTTTCTGCAGTGTCTGATGACATAGCTAACTCCAAAAGTTCCAGTAATTTTTCATCTGAAACAACTCCCACCTGTGGAAGATTGTACACGCTAAATTATAGGTCTGAACCATTTGATTacataattaaagaataatataaaacaaaagcaTTCGCCCAACTAAATTTTCTAACATATACAATTTGATCTTCCAGtcataaaattgaaataaatgttttttttttttttaagttaaaaaaataaattaaaaaagactTCAAGGCCATGTCAAGGAAGCATTGGCAAAGCAAACTCACAAGTTCATTAACGAGAGATGTAGTAATTCTTTTCCCCAGCAAACTCAACTGTTCTAACATAGTTTCTGCATCTCGAAGTGAACCATCTGCATTCAAAGCAATCAAATCCAAAGCATCTGATTCAACATCCAGGTTCTCATTGGTAGAAATGTTTTGCAACCTGGCTACAATATCACCatctttaaatttgttaaaaaggTACTTCTGACACCGCGATTGTACAGTACGGGGTACATTGTCAAGATCAGTTGTTATTAGTATGAACACAACTCGCTGTGGTGGGTCCTCAAGAAATTTGAGAAATGCCAGCCATGTCTTAGAGGATAACAGGTGACACTCATCAATAACAAATACCTTGTATCCTGAGAAGTTTAAGGGGGGCCTCACCAATAGTTTCTTCAATAGGTACCTAACTCTATCAATCCCTTTCTTATTGGTTCCATCAACTTCCAATAGATCCCTACTCTTGCCAGAGATGAAATCGGTGCATTGACTACAGTAGCCGCATGGTTTAGTTTCATCAGGAGCCAGACAATTCAAGGCAGAAGCAAAAATCCTGGCTGTTGATGTTTTTCCAGTCCCACGGGGACCTTGAAAAAGATAAACAGGGGCAATCCGACCCCTCGTAATTGCATTTATAAGTGACTTAACCACAATATTCTGCCCTATCAATTCATCAAAGAACCTGGGTTTGTACTTCTGACTAAAACTCTTTATATTTTCTGGTGTGCCTTCCTCTTCCCCTTCCTCATTAAGAGGCACAATCTCTAATCCTTCTTGACTCCTACAGCTGGACGACCACCTCCTTCCATCCAATCTACTCAAAGCCTCCAAATCAAGCTCCCCAAAGTTAGTAGAGAGTTCATCATCACTCCTCCCAGTTCCTATAGATGAGCCTCCTCTGCCATTACCACTATCGGAAAGCAATGGGAGAACACCCCGGGCACTTTTCGCAGCAATACTCCGCTTGTTGGAACGTGATGATGATCGACGTCGACTATGATACATTGCTTGACTGCCACACAAGATACTACTTCCTTTCCTCCTTATAGTATCAGAAAGAGAAGGAGAGTAACAACTACCACAATCACCACCACGATGTCTCGGTGTTCTCTTTGACCAATAACAAGGAATCCCACACCCCTGGCGACCTGGCAAATCCAAATGATCATCCACCTCGTCATCCCCATCATTCATTGATGTTGTGGTGCCATCCCAAGACCCAACAGTACTCGGGTTTCGATTACGATACCTATTAAAAGAACTAGTCGACAATGCAGGTGTACTATACGAATATGAAGAGTTATCCTCTCTTAAACTACTTCTCAAGAACTTAGCCGAGGAGTGAGGCCAATTCCTACTCTTAAGCTTCAAAAGCAAAGGGGAAGCCCCGGAAATCGGCCTCAAATCTTCTGAATTACTGTATTCAGTATCATCAGATTGCTCAACTGAGTCATCTTGGCTTAATGCCATAGAAGGATGACCCTTTAtcgaattttttgaatttctaccAAAGTTAACATCTTTAAGTTGATATCTAGCTAAAACATCGAGATGGGTATTAGTTTTCTTACTTTTCCTCTTAATGGCGGCGAGCCTTTTGGCTGAAGTTGAAACCAGATTTGCATCTCTGCGTCTGAAAATGGAAGAACGGGTATCGCTCTTTGAGTCCCCACCATTCCTGGCATCGCTTAAGCTATCATCAACACTCCACTGAAAGGAAGAAGACCCATCGTTCTCTTCATCcccatcttcatcttcatcttcatcatcaacatcattCTTAGCCGATGATTTGTTGGACTTCCAGTTGTAGAGAAAGACCTTCTTGTCCTTGCCATTGGTATTGTGGTTTAGTGAATACTGGAAGTGATCAGAGTGTAACAAGTTTAAAGGAGAAGTAGAAACAGCATTTGGTGGTCGTGGTAATGACAATGGTACAGATCTTGAGGAATTGAGAGGGGATTTTTTCCAAGAAGAAGTAGTGTCTGGATCGCGTAAAACACGAGCTGCTTTTCGGATTTGAGTtagctccttcttcttcaagtgGAGCTTGCTTGGATCACCGACTCTCATtt is a genomic window of Quercus lobata isolate SW786 chromosome 2, ValleyOak3.0 Primary Assembly, whole genome shotgun sequence containing:
- the LOC115977667 gene encoding protein STICHEL isoform X1 translates to MSEMRVGDPSKLHLKKKELTQIRKAARVLRDPDTTSSWKKSPLNSSRSVPLSLPRPPNAVSTSPLNLLHSDHFQYSLNHNTNGKDKKVFLYNWKSNKSSAKNDVDDEDEDEDGDEENDGSSSFQWSVDDSLSDARNGGDSKSDTRSSIFRRRDANLVSTSAKRLAAIKRKSKKTNTHLDVLARYQLKDVNFGRNSKNSIKGHPSMALSQDDSVEQSDDTEYSNSEDLRPISGASPLLLKLKSRNWPHSSAKFLRSSLREDNSSYSYSTPALSTSSFNRYRNRNPSTVGSWDGTTTSMNDGDDEVDDHLDLPGRQGCGIPCYWSKRTPRHRGGDCGSCYSPSLSDTIRRKGSSILCGSQAMYHSRRRSSSRSNKRSIAAKSARGVLPLLSDSGNGRGGSSIGTGRSDDELSTNFGELDLEALSRLDGRRWSSSCRSQEGLEIVPLNEEGEEEGTPENIKSFSQKYKPRFFDELIGQNIVVKSLINAITRGRIAPVYLFQGPRGTGKTSTARIFASALNCLAPDETKPCGYCSQCTDFISGKSRDLLEVDGTNKKGIDRVRYLLKKLLVRPPLNFSGYKVFVIDECHLLSSKTWLAFLKFLEDPPQRVVFILITTDLDNVPRTVQSRCQKYLFNKFKDGDIVARLQNISTNENLDVESDALDLIALNADGSLRDAETMLEQLSLLGKRITTSLVNELVGVVSDEKLLELLELAMSSDTAETVKRARELMDSGVDPMVLMSQLASLIMDIIAGTYSAVDTTCSDSILGTRSLTEAELERLKHALKLLSEAEKQLRVSSERSTWFTATLLQLGSLPSPDFAHSGSSRRQSCKTTEDDRSSASREVTASKQKSGAQYMPRKPASPASLHKAVSGSPNHLAELLSRIDVFSSNSKPSQSQSVDAGASASSCDDVMVGNIIFRCIDSEKLDDVWARCIERCHSKTLRQLLDAHGRLVSISEVEGVLIAYIAFRDGGIKSRAERFLSSITNAMEMVLKCNVEVRIILLPDNEASINGVKLLELPEGLKKAETALAIDWERKVVHTNAMNGFSNHSPLLDGTNQSTSGSSELQANGNSQTSGVRERKQEIPMQRIESIIREQRLETAWLQAAEKGTPGALNRLKPEKNQVLPQEDGIYSQDQMDINSTVLSSQHREDEDELNRELKVLNINNEMVLQKKENGRRIDHFPMSPSLLHNNILASNSSRDNLGYESASGPRGCSGFFCWNETKPHKRGMVKGNLVRPHKGGRFSLFGNCRRPKKTESRSRTINGRIL